One window of Candidatus Hydrothermales bacterium genomic DNA carries:
- a CDS encoding vitamin B12-dependent ribonucleotide reductase has translation MENKIKSYPEPLVTENAKKILEKRYLLRNEKGEVIETPREMFERVAKAIAEVDKNYPYFRDRVDEIEEKFYYMMSQGFFLPNSPTLMNAGTKMGQLSACFVLPVDDSMEGIFEALKHAALIHKTGGGTGFSFSRLRPKGDVVRSTGQIASGPVSFMKVFDAATEAVKQGGRRRGANMGILRIDHPDIEEFITCKDDVTKITNFNISVAITEKFMRALIRGESEFNLINPRNGEVVKKVNPRDLWKKIVYQAWKNGEPGIIFIDRINETHTLREMGEIEATNPCGEKPLLPYESCNLGSINLAKFYLGTPWYLEHKRPSRWEEVKERIDWQGLKEIVDLSVHFLDNVIDANTYPLPEIERVTKLTRKIGLGVMGFADLLYLLGIPYSSEDAIKAGQEIMKFIQENAHRRSLEIGEIKGPFPAIDKSVFRGTKRRNSVVTTIAPTGTISMIVDTSPGIEPNFALVYVKNVMGGERLLYVNKYFQQAAEELGFYSEELMDTLSKFPTIKKFEEIPLHIREIFEVTFDISPEQHVKIQAAFQKYVEDAVSKTINLPEEAKPEDVEKVYFFAYELGCKGITVYRWGSRPGQVYDTVKKEEEKKPKKIKPRPRPKVVSGKTYKIKSELGTVYITINEDEFGPHEVFIQLGKSGSSANALTEAIGRLISLALRSGIDPIEVVDQLKGIRSIPTWDEGEVILSCPDGIGKILEKHIKGEQLGIFPEDKKQKRIAYEFGSRNINFITTGEICSRMWKCNDTC, from the coding sequence ATGGAAAATAAGATTAAATCTTATCCAGAACCTCTGGTTACTGAAAATGCTAAAAAGATACTTGAAAAAAGGTACCTCCTAAGAAATGAAAAAGGAGAAGTGATAGAGACTCCTAGAGAAATGTTTGAAAGAGTTGCGAAAGCTATAGCTGAAGTTGATAAGAACTATCCTTACTTTAGGGATAGAGTTGATGAAATAGAGGAAAAATTTTATTATATGATGTCACAGGGCTTTTTCTTACCAAACTCTCCTACACTTATGAATGCGGGTACTAAAATGGGTCAACTTTCAGCCTGTTTTGTACTTCCTGTTGATGATTCTATGGAAGGAATTTTTGAAGCATTAAAACATGCAGCACTAATTCATAAAACTGGTGGAGGTACCGGATTTTCCTTTTCTAGACTAAGACCAAAAGGGGATGTCGTTAGATCCACAGGTCAAATTGCCTCTGGACCTGTTTCATTTATGAAGGTTTTTGATGCAGCAACAGAAGCCGTAAAACAAGGAGGAAGAAGAAGAGGAGCTAACATGGGAATTCTCCGTATTGACCATCCCGATATAGAGGAATTTATAACATGCAAGGATGACGTTACGAAAATAACTAACTTCAACATTTCTGTGGCTATAACAGAGAAGTTTATGAGGGCTCTAATAAGGGGAGAAAGTGAATTTAATTTAATAAATCCCCGAAATGGAGAGGTAGTAAAAAAGGTAAATCCTAGAGATTTATGGAAAAAAATAGTTTATCAAGCTTGGAAAAATGGGGAGCCAGGAATTATTTTTATAGATAGAATTAATGAGACTCACACACTTAGGGAAATGGGAGAGATAGAGGCAACAAATCCGTGTGGAGAAAAACCTCTTTTGCCATATGAATCTTGTAATCTTGGCTCAATTAACCTTGCTAAGTTCTATTTAGGAACACCCTGGTATCTTGAACATAAGAGACCCTCGAGGTGGGAGGAGGTAAAAGAAAGGATTGATTGGCAGGGCTTAAAGGAAATTGTTGATCTTTCTGTTCATTTTCTTGATAATGTAATAGATGCTAATACTTATCCTTTACCAGAGATAGAGAGAGTTACAAAACTTACAAGAAAAATAGGTTTAGGAGTGATGGGATTTGCTGATCTTCTCTACTTACTTGGTATACCCTACTCATCTGAAGACGCGATAAAGGCGGGGCAAGAAATTATGAAATTCATTCAAGAAAATGCCCATAGAAGATCTTTAGAAATAGGTGAGATAAAGGGGCCTTTTCCAGCGATAGACAAAAGTGTTTTTAGAGGAACAAAAAGGAGAAATTCAGTAGTTACGACAATAGCACCTACTGGAACAATTTCAATGATTGTGGACACTTCTCCGGGGATTGAACCTAATTTTGCTCTTGTATATGTAAAAAACGTAATGGGTGGAGAGAGATTACTTTATGTAAACAAATACTTTCAACAAGCAGCGGAAGAATTGGGCTTTTATTCTGAAGAATTAATGGATACTCTATCAAAGTTTCCCACTATCAAAAAATTTGAAGAGATTCCTCTTCATATAAGAGAAATATTTGAGGTTACTTTTGACATCTCACCAGAGCAACATGTTAAGATTCAAGCAGCTTTTCAAAAGTATGTTGAAGATGCGGTATCAAAGACAATTAACCTTCCAGAAGAAGCAAAACCAGAAGATGTGGAAAAGGTATATTTTTTTGCCTATGAACTAGGTTGCAAGGGGATAACAGTTTACAGGTGGGGTTCACGTCCAGGTCAAGTTTATGATACGGTAAAAAAAGAAGAGGAGAAAAAACCTAAAAAAATAAAACCCAGACCAAGACCTAAGGTTGTATCTGGTAAAACATATAAAATAAAGTCAGAATTAGGGACAGTGTACATAACAATTAACGAAGATGAATTCGGACCTCATGAAGTTTTTATTCAACTAGGAAAAAGCGGGAGTTCAGCAAATGCCCTAACTGAAGCTATAGGGAGACTGATTTCTCTTGCCCTTAGATCAGGTATTGATCCAATTGAAGTAGTAGATCAGCTAAAGGGTATAAGGTCAATTCCCACCTGGGATGAGGGTGAAGTTATATTGTCTTGTCCTGATGGTATAGGTAAAATACTTGAAAAACATATAAAAGGAGAACAGCTAGGAATTTTTCCGGAAGACAAAAAACAAAAAAGGATAGCATATGAGTTTGGTTCAAGAAATATTAACTTTATAACAACAGGCGAGATTTGCTCCAGAATGTGGAAGTGCAATGATACTTGCTGA
- a CDS encoding nicotinate phosphoribosyltransferase has protein sequence MKDKFPFLVAKEELIKEGKTTDIYFVRTKKILEKRGIKKRVWAEFTVSSPPYPYFAFAGIREVLELLEGKKVNLWALREGEIVPSSDINGVLIPVMAIEGKYVEFCEYETPILGFICHASGILSKAIRIRKAAKENIVLSFGIRRMHPALAPFIDFYAYMGGCDGVSSLVGAEVIGESPRGTMPHSLIILMGEKEAWKAFDEDMPPDVPRIALIDTYGDEKVQAIKACEAISDLAGVRLDTPSSRRGDMARIIREIKWELKIRGKERVKVFISGGLDEYEIKKLVEVGADGFGVGTSLSNAIVIDYAMDITEVEGKPCAKKGKFGGKKKPFICERDRTIIVEEFNKDSVLCPKCGKEMNSAFIKYMEDGNIVYEFENVSEVRKRIIEKLKNFTLEDFNI, from the coding sequence ATGAAAGACAAATTTCCCTTTTTAGTCGCAAAGGAAGAGCTAATAAAAGAGGGTAAAACGACTGATATATACTTTGTTAGAACAAAAAAGATACTTGAGAAACGTGGGATTAAAAAAAGAGTATGGGCTGAATTTACTGTCTCATCTCCTCCTTATCCTTACTTTGCCTTTGCTGGGATAAGAGAAGTTTTAGAGCTTTTAGAGGGTAAAAAAGTAAATTTATGGGCTCTTAGAGAAGGTGAAATTGTGCCCTCATCTGATATAAATGGAGTTTTAATACCGGTAATGGCTATAGAGGGCAAATATGTCGAATTTTGTGAATATGAAACTCCGATACTTGGTTTTATATGTCATGCTTCTGGTATACTCTCTAAGGCAATTAGGATAAGAAAGGCTGCGAAAGAAAATATCGTTCTTTCCTTTGGAATAAGGAGGATGCATCCTGCTTTAGCACCCTTTATAGATTTTTACGCTTATATGGGTGGTTGTGATGGAGTTTCTTCCTTAGTGGGGGCTGAGGTGATAGGAGAAAGTCCAAGAGGCACAATGCCGCATTCTCTTATTATCCTGATGGGCGAAAAGGAGGCTTGGAAAGCTTTTGATGAGGATATGCCACCTGATGTTCCGAGAATAGCTCTTATAGATACTTATGGCGATGAAAAGGTCCAGGCAATTAAAGCTTGTGAGGCTATTTCAGATTTAGCTGGAGTTAGGCTTGATACTCCTTCATCTCGAAGGGGTGATATGGCAAGGATAATTAGGGAAATAAAGTGGGAGTTAAAAATTAGGGGTAAAGAGCGTGTTAAAGTTTTTATTTCTGGGGGGCTGGATGAGTATGAGATAAAAAAGCTAGTGGAGGTGGGGGCTGATGGTTTTGGAGTTGGTACGTCTTTATCTAATGCAATAGTGATAGATTATGCGATGGACATAACAGAGGTTGAGGGAAAGCCCTGTGCAAAAAAGGGGAAGTTTGGTGGAAAAAAGAAGCCTTTTATATGTGAGAGGGATAGAACAATAATCGTAGAGGAGTTTAATAAAGACTCTGTATTGTGTCCTAAATGTGGTAAAGAAATGAATTCTGCTTTTATAAAATATATGGAAGACGGAAATATAGTGTATGAATTTGAAAATGTAAGCGAAGTAAGAAAGAGAATTATTGAAAAGCTGAAAAATTTTACGCTGGAGGATTTTAATATTTAG